A region from the Triticum aestivum cultivar Chinese Spring chromosome 3D, IWGSC CS RefSeq v2.1, whole genome shotgun sequence genome encodes:
- the LOC123080591 gene encoding RNA-binding protein BRN1: MAEDGEKAAAAAAVGGVAVAGGEAEEREEQSVKLFVGQVPKHMTEAELAAMFKEVALVDEVTVIKDKATKASRGCCFLICPSRDEADKAVNAYHNKHTLPGAASPLQVKYADGELERLEHKLFIGMLPKNVADTELTDLFSKYGNIKDLQILRGSQQTSKAGCAFIKYEMKEQAVAAIEDLNGKHKIEGSSVPLVVKWADTEKERQARKAQKAQLQSPNMPNGRPMPQSSVFGALQMGYMPQYNGFSYQPPGTYGLMQYPLSPMQNQGPFQNMGQPVNQGNAIRGVNPELSPNSGPRSFNPMHLGSPYPAVPGMQYPGSYPGGPMNNRPFGNPHNPLKVPSANVNSIAYSPRSNGGGQTQTEGPPGANLFIYHIPQEFGDQELSDAFQRFGRVISAKVFVDKATGSSKCFGFVSYDNPVSAQSAIAMMNGFQLGGKKLKVQLKRDNNKHSKPF; encoded by the exons ATGGCCGAGGACGgcgagaaggcggcggcggctgctgcggtGGGAGGTGTTGCGGTTGCAGGGGGAGaggcggaggagcgggaggagcAGAGCGTGAAGCTGTTCGTGGGGCAGGTGCCCAAGCACAtgacggaggcggagctcgccgccatgTTCAAGGAGGTGGCCCTCGTCGACGAGGTCACCGTCATCAAGGACAAGGCCACCAAGGCCTCCCGAG GGTGCTGCTTCCTCATATGCCCCTCCAGGGACGAGGCCGACAAGGCGGTGAATGCGTATCACAACAAGCACACGCTCCCGGGG GCGGCAAGTCCTTTGCAAGTAAAATATGCTGATGGAGAGTTGGAGAGGCTGG AACACAAGCTTTTCATTGGAATGCTTCCAAAAAATGTAGCAGATACTGAATTGACTGATTTGTTTTCCAAATACGGAAATATCAAGGATTTGCAAATTTTGAGAGGTTCACAGCAAACAAGTAAAG CTGGATGCGCCTTCATTAAATATGAAATGAAGGAGCAAGCAGTGGCAGCTATTGAGGATCTAAATGGGAAGCACAAGATAGAG GGTTCTAGTGTGCCACTGGTTGTCAAATGGGCTGATACAGAAAAGGAAAGGCAGGCCCGGAAAGCACAGAAAGCTCAACTGCAATCACCTAATATGCCGAATGGACGCCCAATGCCACAATCTTCAGTATTTGGAGCTTTACAGATGGGATATATGCCTCAGTATAATGGATTTAGTTACCAG CCTCCAGGGACATATGGACTTATGCAGTACCCTTTATCTCCTATGCAAAATCAAGGCCCCTTTCAGAATATGGGTCAGCCTGTTAATCAAGGGAACGCGATACGAGGAGTCAACCCTGAACTGTCCCCCAACTCAGGTCCTAGATCATTTAACCCAATGCACTTAGGCAGCCCGTATCCAGCAGTACCTGGTATGCAGTACCCTGGATCCTACCCCGGTGGTCCGATGAACAATCGTCCTTTTGGGAATCCTCACAATCCCCTTAAAGTTCCAAGTGCAAATGTCAATTCTATCGCATATAGTCCCCGTAGCAATGGCGGTGGCCAAACACAAACAGAAG GACCTCCTGGAGCCAATCTATTTATCTACCATATCCCACAAGAATTTGGTGACCAGGAACTGTCCGATGCCTTCCAGAGGTTCGGTAGAGTAATAAGTGCCAAGGTGTTTGTTGACAAAGCAACTGGTTCCAGCAAATGCTTCG GTTTTGTAAGCTATGACAACCCTGTGTCCGCGCAGTCGGCCATCGCCATGATGAACGGTTTCCAGCTAGGTGGCAAGAAACTCAAAGTACAACTCAAGAGAGACAACAACAAGCACAGTAAACCTTTTTGA